One window from the genome of Cucumis melo cultivar AY chromosome 12, USDA_Cmelo_AY_1.0, whole genome shotgun sequence encodes:
- the LOC103487525 gene encoding cytochrome b561 domain-containing protein At4g18260 has protein sequence MRNFYEMELIAMSVCNAFLLPLVQGSAHEELQKARSQRSIEDSHEKLSHQKRFDIQLHGLLLWISMGFLMPVGILTIRMSGRMARGSTLLKVFFYLHVVLQTLSLLLATAGAVMSIRNFENLFNNGHQRIGLALYIAIWAQAVIGIFRPQRGKKERNAWFLMHWILGTIISIVGIINIYTGLNAYHKKTSRSIGLWTVLFTAEISFIGFFYLFQDKWEFLQKQGVVLGESEAVSHSDEQVETQRQNSKELLPNPCTKQNALRNLFD, from the exons ATGAGAAACTTTTATGAGATGGAGCTCATTGCTATGAGCGTTTGTAATGCTTTTCTTCTGCCATTAGTTCAAGGCTCAGCTCATGAAGAGTTGCAGAAAGCTAGGAGTCAGAGAAGCATAGAAGACAGCCATGAAAAG TTAAGCCATCAAAAGAGATTTGATATTCAACTCCATGGATTGCTCCTCTGGATTTCAATGGGGTTCCTAATGCCCGTTGGAATACTTACAATTAGAATGTCTGGTAGGATGGCTCGTGGGTCGACTCTGTTGAAGGTCTTCTTCTACCTCCATGTTGTTTTGCAG ACACTATCCCTCCTCTTGGCCACAGCTGGAGCTGTCATGTCCATCAGAAATTTTGAGAACTTATTTAATAATGGCCATCAAAGGATAGGTTTAGCTCTTTACATAGCCATTTGGGCACAGGCAGTGATAGGCATTTTCAGGCCTCAAAG gggaaagaaagaaagaaatgcaTGGTTTCTTATGCATTGGATTCTTGGAACAATAATTTctatagtgggaatcatcaatATCTATACTGGCTTAAATGCCTACCATAAGAAAACTTCAAGAAGCATTGGATTATGGACTGTACTCTTCACTGCAGAGATCTCTTTCATtggtttcttttatttgtttcaaGATAAATGGGAGTTTTTGCAGAAGCAAGGGGTTGTTTTAGGGGAATCTGAAGCAGTTTCTCATTCTGATGAACAAGTAGAAACTCAAAGGCAAAACTCCAAGGAATTGTTGCCTAATCCTTGTACCAAACAAAATGCACTCCGAAACTTGTTTGATTAA
- the LOC103487514 gene encoding 60S ribosomal protein L18a, with product MVSFRFHQYQVVGRALPSESDEHPKIYRMKLWATNEVRAKSKFWYFLRKLKKVKKSNGQVLAINEIFEKNPTKVKNYGIWLRYQSRTGYHNMYKEYRDTTLNGAVEQMYTEMASRHRVRSPCIQIIKTATVPAKLCKRESTKQFHDSKIKFPLVFKKVRPPTRKLRTTYKASKPNLFM from the exons ATGGTGTCTTTTAGG TTTCACCAATATCAGGTTGTGGGAAGGGCTCTTCCATCTGAATCAGATGAACACCCTAAGATTTACAGAATGAAGCTCTGGGCTACAAATGAGGTCCGAGCTAAGTCCAAGTTCTG GTACTTTTTGAGGAAGTTGAAGAAGGTTAAGAAGAGCAATGGACAAGTTCTTGCTATTAATGAG ATCTTTGAGAAGAATCCTACCAAAGTCAAGAACTATGGCATCTGGCTGCGCTACCAAAGCCGAACTGGGTATCATAACATGTACAAGGAATATCGTGACACCACTCTCAATGGTGCTGTGGAACAAATGTACACCGAGATGGCTTCTAGGCACAGGGTAAGATCTCCATGCATTCAAATCATCAAGACTGCTACCGTTCCTGCTAAGCTGTGCAAGAGGGAAAGCACCAAACAGTTCCATGATTCCAAGATCAAATTCCCTCTGGTGTTCAAGAAGGTTAGACCCCCAACCAGGAAGCTTAGGACCACATACAAGGCCTCAAAACCAAATCTATTCATGTAA
- the LOC103487506 gene encoding potassium channel KAT3-like (The RefSeq protein has 1 substitution compared to this genomic sequence): MRSSCCTKHFFRRFFTDEFQINGGGGGGALQSTFLSPELLPSLGASINQTTHLRKHIISPFNPRYRAWEMWLVVLVIYSAWICPFEFAFLPYKQNALFIIDHFVNAFFAIDIILTFFVAYLDSQSYLLVDHPKKIALRYLSTWFIFDVCSTAPLQSISFLFTNQTGEVGFKLLNMLRLWRLRRVSSLFARLEKDIRFNYFWTRCTKLISVTLFAVHCAGCFNYVIADKYPDSKQTWIGAVNPNFKEESLWNLYITSIYWSITTLTTTGYGDLHAENPREMLFDIFYMLFNLGFTSYLIGNMTNLVVHWTSRTRNFRDSVQAATEFALRNQLPERIQDQMLSHICLKFRTEGLKQQDTLNELPKAIRASIAHYLFYPIVQKAYLFEGVSHDFLFQLVSDVEAEYFPPKEDIILQNEAQTDLYILVSGSVDLILSHVDGHDDHDQVIGRGTSGDMFGEYGVLCQKPQPFTIRTTKLSQILRLKRTSLLYIIQSNTEDGNIIMNNFFMKMKEYERMLGNIWCDNGELKKLENRYSKEDDDENYNMGINDNNLDEHRIEFDDHEEVEGGEKNIIKFSHNNKLLQGRNSNNNGGQTSDIISSSLENLPTISSSNYLNSSKQIKKRVTVYMQPQDRSCKVKSQLGKLILLPDTIEELCKIAGEKFGGQIMPTKVMSADNAEIDDINVIRDGDHLFLLYNHIQNCGLQ, translated from the exons atgcGAAGCTCTTGTTGTACAAAGCACTTCTTCCGGCGGTTTTTCACCGATGAGTTTCAAATcaacggcggcggcggcggcggcgctCTTCAAAGCACTTTCTTGTCTCCTGAGCTTTTGCCTTCTCTTGGCGCTAGTATCAATCAAACCACTCACCTTCGTAAACATATAATTTCTCCTTTCAATCCTCGTTATCG AGCATGGGAGATGTGGCTGGTGGTTCTAGTGATATATTCAGCTTGGATTTGTCCATTCGAATTCGCATTTCTTCCTTACAAGCAAAATGCTCTATTCATTATAGATCACTTTGTCAATGCCTTCTTTGCCATCGATATCATTTTAActttcttcgtcgcttatctCGATTCTCAATCCTATCTTCTCGTCGACCACCCTAAAAAAATTGCACTTAG GTATTTATCAACCTGGTTTATATTCGACGTCTGTTCTACTGCTCCATTACAATCAATAAGTTTCTTATTCACAAATCAAACCGGAGAAGTTGGGTTTAAGCTTCTCAACATGCTCCGGCTATGGCGACTCCGACGGGTCAGCTCTCTTTTCGCAAG GTTAGAAAAGGACATAAGGTTCAATTATTTCTGGACCCGTTGCACAAAGCTCATTTCG GTTACATTATTTGCAGTACACTGTGCTGGGTGCTTTAATTATGTGATAGCAGATAAGTATCCAGATTCAAAACAAACATGGATTGGTGCTGTGAACCCTAATTTCAAAGAAGAAAGTTTATGGAACCTTTACATTACTTCAATTTATTGGTCTATTACTACCTTAACAACCACTGGCTATGGCGATCTCCATGCTGAAAACCCTAGAGAAATGCTCTTTGATATCTTTTATATGCTCTTTAACCTGGGCTTCACTTCTTATCTCATCGGTAACATGACCAATCTCGTCGTTCATTGGACTAGTCGCACTCGAAACTTC AGAGATTCGGTGCAAGCTGCGACCGAATTTGCATTGAGAAACCAGTTACCAGAGCGAATACAAGATCAGATGTTGTCACACATATGTTTGAAGTTTAGAACTGAGGGGCTAAAGCAACAAGACACATTGAATGAGCTTCCGAAAGCCATTAGAGCCTCCATAGCTCACTATCTCTTCTATCCTATTGTTCAAAAGGCATACCTTTTTGAAGGAGTTTCTCATGACTTTCTTTTCCAATTG GTCTCAGATGTGGAGGCTGAGTACTTCCCACCAAAGGAAGATATTATCCTTCAAAATGAGGCTCAAACAGATCTCTATATATTGGTCTCAGGCAGTGTG GATCTAATATTATCCCATGTTGATGGCCACGATGATCATGATCAA GTCATAGGAAGAGGAACAAGTGGAGATATGTTTGGAGAATATGGAGTTTTATGTCAAAAGCCACAACCTTTCACAATTAGAACCACAaagctttctcaaatactaaGGCTCAAGAGAACTTCTTTATTGTATATTATTCAATCAAATACAGAAGATGGGAATATTATAATGAACAACTTTTTTATg AAAATGAAGGAATATGAAAGAATGTTGGGGAATATTTGGTGTGATAATGGAGAACTAAAGAAACTTGAAAATCGTTATTCTAAAGAGGATGATGATGAAAATTATAATATGGGAATTAATGACAATAATTTAGATGAACATAGAATTGAGTTTGACGATCATGAAGAGGTTGAAGGGGGTGAAaagaatataattaaattttctcATAACAACAAATTATTACAAGGGAGGAATAGTAATAATAATGGAGGTCAAACTTCAGATATTATAAGTTCTTCATTAGAAAATTTGCCAACAATTAGCAGCTCTAATTACTTGAATTTTTCTAAGCAAATCAAGAAGAGGGTTACTGTATATATGCAACCTCAAGATAGAAGCTGCaaggtcaaaagtcaacttggAAAGTTGATACTTCTCCCAGATACGATCGAAGAGCTCTGCAAAATCGCTG GTGAAAAGTTTGGAGGGCAAATAATGCCTACAAAAGTGATGAGTGCAGATAATGCAGAAATTGATGATATAAATGTGATTCGTGATGGTGACCATTTGTTTCTTCTTTataatcatattcaaaattgTGGTCTCCAATGA